The genomic window gatgacaTGCCCTAAATCACACAGATTAGAAAAGGCTAGCACATATTTGAACCTTAGGttctcagattccaaatccagcctaTTTTTTAAGAATTGGAAGCGACCTCATAAGCCTTCTTTTCCAAACCATACCTAATCAAGAATATATTTCACAATATATCCAAGAAGTCACATAGCTTGAATACCTCCAGGGAGAAGGAATGTACTACCTCCTAATATGCCTCATTACTCTTTGGGACTATTCTAATTACTAAGAAATATTTCCTTATATTGAGCCTAAATGTGTTTTTCTGTGATTCCTACCTACCACTTTTTGTTCTACTTTCTGGTGTCAAGCAGAAGACTACCCAAAGACTGGCTCTATCTCTGACTGGATGGAGTAACACCTCCCCAAAACATGCAATCAGATCTCAAAAGATGAGCTAGGTGACTGACTGGGGAACCTTTGCCCAGTTTTTTTGGGACTGTCTAAGGGATATAGATGCACAAAGAACTTTCATAGGACCACTAACTCTGTAAGTGCTCCACCTATAAAGAAAAAacatctataaaaatgataatttttccaaaactaatttatatattcaatatcatcccaattaaattatcaaaaactATTTTACTGAACTAGAAAAgctaataataaaatttatttggaaaaacaaaaagtcaagaatatcaaaagaaatagtgaaaaaagccaagaaaattGGTTTGCACCTCAATGTAACATCCCACAAAGTTGAGTTCAACCATGAATAAGAAAAAGATGGACTTTGATCAATAGAGGgggttttgatttgtttcttatGCCAGAGGTAAGCAAGGAATTAAACATGCAAATTCATCAAATAGAAGAAAGCTAGAATAATAAATTTGTGAGAGTCAGCACAGCATACATAATGTAATAAGAAGCTTGGCCTTGTCAGGAAGAGACAGGCTCTGGTTTTGCTCTGACTTGTACTAATGTCTGCCGTTTTAATAGTCAGTGAGCCACTTTTCAGTACCCCAAACAGCTGTCTAAAACTTTACATGACAGAAGAGTTGCAGGTCTACATCTTTGGTGTTAGTTCCCCAAACATTTATCAAATCACAAATTCAGACTAAAAACAAATAAGTccatttagaaaggaaagaataagcatttaaacCAGTGCTTTAATGCTCCTTCTTCTAGAGAGggctatttaaaaaataactataaaaaatagtggaaaaaaagtaaaagaagaaagttTAGCAACACCAGAACTTAAACTGTATTAGTATCAAAACtctctagtactggctaagaaatggaaaagtagatcaatgaaatagagtaggCATACAATTTACagtaacaaataaacataatagCCTTGTATTTGATGAGTGTAAAGACAAGATTTggagataagaattcattatttggtaaaaatttggggaaaacaaTATAGTGGAAATTGAACCTGGACCAATACCTCaaaccatttaccaagataaagccaaaatggatacatgacctacatataaagagaaattttacaagaaaattgaagaacatggaacatattatttATCATAATTGAGGATAGGTgaaaaatttatgaataaacaaggaATAGAGAGCAAAATTAGATATAGAagggataatttcaattacattaaatttaaaagggcttctacaaataaaataaatatggccaaaattagaaagaaagcagaaaattggagggGGAGGATTTTATAaacagtttatcagataaaggcctaatatctaaaatatataaagaacttttattaaatctataagaatgcaagtcattctccaattgacaaaatggtcaaaggatatgaacaggcaaagaagaaatcaaaataatttataattatagggggaaatgctctaaatcattattgattagagaaatgcagataaAAACAACCTTGgaatatcattttacacctatcaaattggctaaaatgacagaaggataaagtgacaaatgttggggaggatgtggaaaaattgggacacttgttggtagaattgtaaaattatctattttggagagcaatctggaattatgcccaaaaagttattaaactacctatacccttccacccagcaataccattagttggtctatttccaaaaatgattaggaaaaaagggaaagaagttatatgttctaaaatattcaaAGCAGTGCTCTttattgtggcaaagaactggaaattgcacggatgtccatcaattgaagaatgactgaacaagttgtggtatatgattgtgatagactaccattgtgctataagaaaagatgagctcaatgattttggaaaaacgtcgaaagacttgcatgaaataatgatgagcaaaatgagaagaatcaagaaaatattgtatacagtaacagcaatatagttttaagaaagattttgagtgactaagttatttttactattataaatataaatttttgtatttataatacatatttataaataaaaattattaaatttgtatTAAATGCAAATATCATTATAAAGTACTCTCTCTTCTGACCACCTAACCTTCAGTATTCTATGTTGTGTATGACGatttttattttctagatctagGACCCTCAAGTGAAGCAGAATGAGGGGAAGGAATATCACCAACATCAGTGAATTCATTCTCTTAGGCTTCCCCACAGCTCTGTGGCTCCAGTATCTgctttttcttgtcttcctttttgtttatatCTTTGTCTTGATGGAAAACTTCATTATCATCTTCACTGTCTGGGTCAACACCCCCCTTCATAAGCCTATGTACTATTTCCTAAGCAACATGTCATTTCTGGAAGTTTGGTATGTCTCTGACATCATTCCTAAGATGCTGAGTGGTTTTCTCTTTCAGCAAAAAAGCATATCATTTGTTGGATGCATGATCCAGctgtatttcttcatttctctcatctgtaCTGAGTGTGTCCTTCTTGCCTCCATGGCCTATGACCGCTATGTGGCCATCTGTTACCCACTCCGGTATGGAGTAATCATGACCACAAGGCTATGTGTGCAACTAGTGACCTTTTCCTATGCAACAGCCTTCATCATCTCTGTGATCAAGGTCTACTTCATCTCTCATGCCACATTCTGTGGTTCCGGTGCCATTAACCACTTTTTCTGTGATGTCTCCCCTATCCTTAAACTAGCTTGCACAGACTTCTCAACAGCTGAACTTGTAGATTTTGTACTGGGATTCATCATCCTGGTGTTTCCACTAATTTCCACCATGTTGTCATATGGCTACATCTCTTCAACTGTCATCCGAATCCCATCATCCACAGGGCGCTGGAAAGCTTTCTCTACATGTGCTTCCCATCTCATTGTTGTGATCATTTTCTATACAGCCTTGATCTTCATGTATGTCCGTCCCCAGGCCATTGACCAAAAGAGTTCCAACAAGCTGATTTCAGTCATATATACTGTTGTAACCCCAATTGTGAATCCTTTGATCTATTGCCTGAGAAATACGGAATTCAAGAATTCCCTGAAAAAGACTATGGGCCTAGCTCACACTTTTGAAAAGTGAACTCTATActatccaaaaataaaatataccagGACCTTAACCATGGCTAAAATATCTATAACCATATTATACTAACTGTAGTACTACTAGAAGAAGCagtgatagtagtagtaatggtggtggtactggtgatggtggtagtgatgatgattataattttgtttttcaatcctttttcagtcatgtctgactcttcttgaccccatttggtattttcttgacaaagataatggagttggtttgccatttccttctccagctcattttacagatgaagagctgaggcaaacagagttaaactacttgcccagggtcacacagctagtaagtgtgacaTACATACAACATAACtaatttgtgaatttattttgttggACAATACAAATTTATTTCAAACTTGATAATTATGAAGTGAGTCAGCATGGTGTCCGGAGGTATCAAATTATCAGCCTGGCTGAGTGTGGCCTGAGCaagattaaaaatgtaatttggaaatatttcacaaaataaataaaaatatagcacAATATAGATagctaatttgtgattttctaagtaaatattcAGCCTGCAGTGATCCCTTTCCATCTAAGTTTGATATCActaggagcaggccttggagtAAAAATAGATCTAGGTTTAATTCTGGTTTCAAacaactgactgtgtgacccatACTCTCTCAATTTTCTTGAAGACTCTCTTAAGACTACAAATAGACTATATGCAGAAGAAGGTTTTAACCTGCATTGTTAGATGGAGTTTCTTCAACTGAGCATTCCcccatcagtgaaatcacagatctagtgtCTGTCCTTGACTCTGTCCCTGTCCCTATCCTATCAACCTCCCAGTTTCCCTACACTATGTTGGATGAATATGGCTATCGGTATCTAATCATGCTTTCCAAAATACACCAGCTTCAGTCCTCAGCAAAAGATTACTGTATCTCCCCGTCTAGTTTTAATCTGCTGAAACCATTACAAGAACACACATCATACAACATGGATTAGACTATCCATGCAAAAAGAGTAAACCACCAATCACCACTTGAGAATACTTTTTCCCTGTACTTTGGATATTGCTCAGAATCTGCAGCTAGCAGCCTACCTCTGCTCTAAAAGTTGATCGGATTTTCTACACCTCTCCTTACCCAGATCTCCAGTACAAACTGGGGGCTGTGTATTAACTGCTGATTCCAGCTTAGTTCTCAAGGCCTGTCTTCTTTACACTTCCTGAGAATGTCATCATAATCCCCTACAACTTCAGAAAATGAATTAGATGCCGAAGGAAAACTGAACAATCTTCCCCCAGACTGTGTCTTTGTCTACATAAAGAAGGTATGTAAATGTGTAACTGTAAATAAGTAGAACATTTGAAAgtgataacatttaatatcattttctgGATGTTTAATAAGGACccaagcctgaactaatcaatcagaccACTTCATTTcgctctaaaaatgcccttttctgtgtcagcaatttcaaagacctgtttaCGACAGGATGCCTGCAACTAGAGTGGTGGAACTCTTATTTATCTTGTttcacagagacatatgctatATAGAGGAAACTCAGATTTCTTGGAATCACAAATTCCAACACACACTACCTTgctaattgtcttgtctcactgaatttacaacttatacaactaagaaaattcctttctcatggtgaagtgtatttaagcctggtcattcttatATCAGGTAatcagaagtttccttctggctccaggtgtgtatctgctagctttaagggaataaacaatatgaatttagcctgtttgcctcttttaaccaaactttcaggttgacaaaAGACAAAGATAGAGGCGGAGGTACGCCAGGAAGAAATCAGGTGGGAAGATGCTTCTTCCTCTTTCTACCAAACAAAGTAGGCTCTTTAGTTAAATAATTGGCCAGTGGATGACAGCACCATAACAATTAGCCCTGGGACCATGGAGGAAAATTTACCTCTTATAATTCAGCTATCATTTCTATCAACTGATGTTTCCAATATTagattcttctttgattttccagGGTGCTATGATGTAATGTACAATCTGTCTTAGAAACTGCTCCATTTACATGAGAAAATTTGATgcttaaggaaagagaaaagatatttttaataaaaagagtTATATTAGAGATTTCTAAGAGCCTAGATGGCAGAATAAGCAGGAAATTGCCTTAACTCTCCTCCAAATATTTACCtccaaataaccataaaatagcaccccaaaaAAGAATCCTAAAACaacagaaccagcaaaaaaaGATGGGTGAAAAAATCTTAGAaggtcaggaaaggtctgtctcactcaggtaaaaggggaGTTCAGTCCAGCATAGAAAGCATCCAGGTAAGCCAGCAGCAAGTCCCACTTCAGCCAGCCAGTGGGAGGTCTTGTTCCCCAGTGCAGCAGAGCAGGAAAATGATGACAACACCAGGACATCCCATGTGACTCAGAATAGCTGGTGCTGGGACACTAACCATCCCACCCACCAAgggccttagcatagccaggagAACTGGCATGGGGGCATGCCAAATACTTCAACTTAGCTCTAGGCACAGGCAGACACCAATTCTGGGACCCCTCATGTAGCCCAGCATAgccagacaaacagacagacaccAGCACTCATACCACACCCATAGGTAGATGCCTATACCAGGATCCCACAGGTCTCAGTACACAGGCAAAAATACAAGCAGTGGGACTGAACCTCCATGGGATTCAACTTAGCACAAAATAAGCTGCCAGGCTCCTATGGCCTTCAGCAGCACAAGCCACCCCTCACCATAGCCCTTGGTGCACCATCAGACACAAGGGGTGTCCCATGGGTCTCCGGGCAACACCAGGGAAGCACCAGGTAAACAACAAGGATCTGCGgcccctggcacaagaagcttgggacagtgccccttccaccccAGAAacagaactcaaatttaaaaataagggaaaaggctgaaaaagataagcaaaaaaaaaaaatatataaccaAAAAAAACCAGATTCTGAACAAAGGTTatcatggtgacagggaagagcaagacccaaactcagaagaggacaacaatgtcaaaacacctctGGGCAAAGCTCCTAAGAAAAATGGGAATTGATCTCAAGCCCAGGAAGAactcatggaaaagctcaaaaaggaatttaaaaatcaaataagagaggaagaagaaaaattgagggaaaaaatgagagtgatgtaagaaaattatgggGAAAGAGTCAacatcttggaaaaagaaaacaactgtaaaaagtagaattggccaaatggaaaaggaaatataaaagctaactgatgaaaataattccttaaaaattagaattgggcaagtagaagctaatgattctgtgagacatcaagaatcaattaaacaaaatcaagagaatgaaaaatagaacaaaatgtacctcactggaaaaacagctgacctggaaaatagatccaagagagacaaaaTTAGAATAATTGGACTAGCTGAAAGACATATAACATACTCcaagaaattgtttttaaaaaactgtccTGTTATCCTAGaagcagaaggcaaaataagtattgaaagaatccaccaattacctccagaaagagatcccaaatgaaAACCCCATGGAACatcatagtcaaatttcagaactaccaggtcaaggaaaaaaaatttgcaagctgccagaaagaaacaattcaaatatcagggagctgCAATGAGAATTACAAAGAAATTAGCAGCTGCAGAATTGAAGGAGTGAAGGTCatgaaacatgatattccagaaggcaaaggaactaggactggaaccaagaatcacctagctgGTGAAATTGAacgtaatacttcaagggaaaaaaatggtcattcaatgaaatggaaggatttcaagtcttcataaggagaagaccagagctgaacaaaaaaaatatgattttcaatagcaagactcaagagaaacataaaaaggtaaaaagaaaaaagaaaacatgagatTCAATAGGGCTAAcatgtttacatccctacatgaaaAGAGGATACTTGTAATTCTTCAAAAACTGTATCATTCATAGTGCAGCTAGAATTTCatggaatgacataaaaaaattaagggatgagaaagagtagTACACTGGgtacagaaagaggcagaggtaGAACAGGATAAATTATTTAACATGGATAGGCATAAAAGActtattacagtggaggggaaaatgggagaatgagaaatgggcatcacttgaaccttactctcatcagaattggatcaaagagggaaaaatgtaCACAATCAGCTGAAGTAGGAGAGAAGAAGATTAAGTAGGGGGGCaaggactgacagaagggagtgCAGAATAGGGGAGACAGTGGACAGAAAAAAACGCTAGTGCAGAGGgaaagtaaaaggagagagagggtaaacaagaggaaagaaaagatggaaggaaatatacacTTAGTAATCaaaattgtgaatgtgaatgggataaattctcccataaaacagagtgGATTAAAAGTCAGAATCGTACAATATGTTGCtcataagaaacacacttgaagcagagagacacacagagtaaataaaaagaaccagagcataatctattatgcttcagctgaaatacaaaaaataggggtagcaatcctgatctcagacaaagcaaaagcaaaattaactctaattaaaagagataagaaaggaagctacatcttactaaaaggtatcatagacaatgtaGCAATATCAATATGCACCAAGTactatagcatccaaattcttaaaggaaaagttaagtaagctataggaagaaatagatagcaaaactacgctagtgggggacttcaatcCCACCCTCTGGAGTACAAGATTAGGTTTTTTCAACGTCTAACACAGGAAAATATAGGTTATAGAAATAAAATGTGGAACAATCAAAGACATAATTTGCAATACAGCCTTAAAGGCTACTCAGACAATGCCTGCTCCTTGAGCCCAAGTAACACAGTTCAGGTCAGGAACAAATcaatcagccaataaacattaattaggTGCCTACTACATACCAAAtgctgtgctaagaactggggaaacaaaaagagtcaaagaataatctctaccctcaaaaagctcacaatataatggtggagaaataagtaaatagatacaaacaagctatatataggataaagaggaaataattaacaaagggaaggcactagaattatgaagggtttgggaaaggcttcctgtagacgatggaattttagttaggacttaaagaaagagaaggagggaaagcatGACAGACATGAGGACAGCCATAGAAAAAGCCTGGAACTGAGAGAAGTATCTTGTTTGGGgaatagcaaggagaccagtgtgaCTGGATGGAAGAATATGTAATAGAGAATAGGGTATAAGAAGCTGTAAAGGTAGGTATAGGTAGAAGAGGGTACAggttataaaggattttgaatatcaaatggagaattttctatttgatcctaggcaatagggagccactggagtttcttgaggGACAGGTGATATGGTCAAACATacactttaagaaaattactttgatgGATCAAGGGAGGCTAGATTGGAGTTGGGGGACATGAGATAAGCAGACCCGCCAGCaggatattgcaatagtctaggggTGAAGTGATGAAGATCTGCACTAGAGTGGTAGCAGTTACAGAGGAGAGAAGCAagcatattggagagatgttgcaaaggtgagaTTGACCTTTGACCTCAGAAAAAGATTGGCTATAGGGggtgaaagatagtgaggaaCTGAGGATGAAAACTTGGTGTTGAGCCTgggggactggaaggatggtggtgcccttaacAGCAATAGGGAAgtatggaggaggaagagagtttagggggaaagcaATAATTTCAGCTTTGGACGTGTTGAGTTGAAGATGTCTTccggacatccagtttgagatgtctgaaagttggtgggagatgcaagattggatgtcagtagagaggttagggcaggataggtagatttgtgAATCATCATTAGAACAGAGATAGTAAATAAATCCGTGGgacctgatgagatcaccaagtgtaGTGTTATGGAGGGAGAACAGAGGGCCAAGGATGGGGCCCTTGGTACACCTGCAGTAAGAGGCTGTGATATGAATGGGGATTCAGCAAAGGCTGCTGAGGAGTGGTCTTAAAGGTAGGAGAAAAATCAGGGAAAAGTGAAGATTCAAAAATCTAGAGggaaaagagtatcaaggaggagagagtgatcaaaagtggcaaaggcttcagagaggtcaaggagaaggggattaagaaaaggccattggatctggcaactaagagatcattgataactttggggagagcagaatttttattattaatttatttatttgtagttttcagcattcacttccataagattttgagatttaaattttctccccttcctttcctctcccctccccaagatggagtGTAACCTACTTATACatccatattaaacatattttcacaatagtcatgatataaagaataattagaactaatgagaggagccatgagaaagaagaaacaaaacaaaataacaaaagaaaagaagagcaaatagtctgcttccatctgcattcagactccaaagttctttttctgcatgtggatagcattttccatcatgagtcttttggagttgtcttagatccttacattgctgagaagagctaagtctatcaaagtcagtcattgaacaatgtggctgttgctgtgtgcaatgctctccttgttctgctcatttcactcagcatccattCACACAagtttttccagatgaggaaagcagATTTTATGGAATAAGGTGAGAAGCCAGATGATAAGGGGTTAAAAAGGGATTGAGGAGACAGAAAGTGGAGGTAGCTACTGTAAAtcagaagacaccaaagtcaGACTGATCAGGACCAGGCTCCATTAAAGAAGCCCCTAAGtaagtcagtatttattaaggggCTACTTCGTATAAATCACCGTGCTTAAATGTGCAAAACAGGCATCAGAAGATAGGGTAATGGCAGGTGCTTAAAtatctatgattaaaaaaagaaagatttaagaactctgatcaactgTGATTACAGAGATC from Notamacropus eugenii isolate mMacEug1 chromosome 1, mMacEug1.pri_v2, whole genome shotgun sequence includes these protein-coding regions:
- the LOC140526774 gene encoding olfactory receptor 6B2-like: MRGRNITNISEFILLGFPTALWLQYLLFLVFLFVYIFVLMENFIIIFTVWVNTPLHKPMYYFLSNMSFLEVWYVSDIIPKMLSGFLFQQKSISFVGCMIQLYFFISLICTECVLLASMAYDRYVAICYPLRYGVIMTTRLCVQLVTFSYATAFIISVIKVYFISHATFCGSGAINHFFCDVSPILKLACTDFSTAELVDFVLGFIILVFPLISTMLSYGYISSTVIRIPSSTGRWKAFSTCASHLIVVIIFYTALIFMYVRPQAIDQKSSNKLISVIYTVVTPIVNPLIYCLRNTEFKNSLKKTMGLAHTFEK